From Paraburkholderia sabiae, a single genomic window includes:
- a CDS encoding alpha-amylase family glycosyl hydrolase → MSELAWWQRGVIYQIYPRSFQDSNGDGIGDLPGIRTRLEYLAALGVDAVWISPIYPSPMADFGYDVADYCNVDPMFGTLDEFKQLMDRAHQLGLKVLLDFVPNHSSDRHPWFEESRSSRDNPKRDWYLWRDAAPDGGPPNNWLSRMGGSAWEWDEHTGQYYYHAFLREQPDLNWRNPQVRRAMDDVLRFWLDLGVDGFRVDVLWLLIKDVQFRDNPPNPAYSAGEPEHHRLLQRYTEDQPEVHDIVRSMRATLREYGERVLIGEIYLPVAQLVQYYGASGDGADMPFNFQLLNAKWNARELASMIQAYDSALPEHAWPNWVLGNHDNPRVASRVGIAQARVAAVLLLTLRGTPTLYYGEEIGMTDGAIALNEIQDPAELRQPGIGQGRDPERTPMQWDSSLPHAGFTQGRPWLPVDTATSVRDEDNDVSSMLSLYRSLLVLRRSHAPLVQGTIENIAAHGDVLTYERRYRNQRLFIALNMADEGAEVQARSGAVLLSTMTSRRGQAVVQGTIHLAAGEAVVIAF, encoded by the coding sequence ATGTCGGAACTGGCGTGGTGGCAACGCGGCGTGATCTACCAGATCTATCCGCGCTCGTTTCAGGACAGCAACGGCGACGGTATCGGCGATCTGCCCGGCATCCGTACACGCCTCGAATACCTGGCCGCACTCGGTGTCGATGCCGTGTGGATTTCCCCCATCTATCCGTCGCCGATGGCCGACTTCGGGTACGACGTAGCGGACTACTGCAACGTCGATCCGATGTTCGGCACGCTGGATGAATTCAAGCAATTAATGGACCGCGCCCATCAACTCGGCCTCAAGGTGCTGCTCGATTTCGTGCCGAACCATTCGTCGGACCGGCACCCGTGGTTCGAGGAAAGCCGCTCTTCGCGTGACAACCCGAAACGGGACTGGTACCTGTGGCGCGATGCCGCTCCCGATGGCGGGCCGCCGAATAACTGGTTGAGCCGCATGGGAGGCTCGGCGTGGGAGTGGGATGAGCATACGGGGCAGTATTACTACCACGCATTTCTGCGGGAACAACCCGATCTGAACTGGCGGAACCCACAAGTACGCCGCGCAATGGATGATGTGCTTCGCTTCTGGCTCGATCTCGGCGTCGACGGTTTTCGCGTGGATGTGTTGTGGCTGCTGATCAAGGACGTGCAGTTTCGCGACAACCCGCCAAATCCAGCGTACTCGGCCGGCGAGCCGGAGCATCACCGGCTATTGCAGCGTTATACGGAGGACCAGCCGGAAGTGCATGACATCGTGCGCTCTATGCGCGCCACGCTGCGTGAGTATGGCGAGCGGGTGCTGATCGGTGAGATCTATTTGCCTGTTGCGCAACTCGTGCAGTATTACGGCGCAAGTGGTGATGGCGCGGATATGCCGTTCAACTTCCAGTTGCTCAACGCGAAATGGAATGCACGCGAGCTTGCGAGCATGATCCAGGCTTATGACAGTGCGTTGCCTGAACATGCGTGGCCCAACTGGGTGCTGGGAAATCACGACAATCCGCGCGTCGCATCGCGGGTCGGCATCGCGCAGGCGCGTGTTGCCGCCGTATTGCTCCTCACGCTTCGAGGGACGCCGACGCTTTACTACGGTGAAGAGATCGGCATGACGGACGGCGCTATCGCATTGAATGAGATCCAGGATCCCGCAGAGCTTCGACAGCCCGGCATCGGTCAGGGACGCGATCCCGAGCGCACGCCGATGCAATGGGATAGCTCGCTGCCGCACGCAGGGTTCACACAGGGCAGACCCTGGTTGCCCGTTGACACGGCGACGAGTGTGCGCGATGAGGATAATGACGTATCCAGCATGTTGTCGCTCTACCGGAGTCTGCTGGTCTTGCGGCGCAGTCACGCCCCATTGGTGCAGGGCACGATCGAGAATATCGCTGCACACGGGGATGTGCTGACCTACGAGAGGCGATATCGGAATCAACGTCTTTTCATCGCGCTAAACATGGCTGATGAAGGTGCGGAGGTGCAAGCGCGATCAGGCGCGGTGTTGTTATCGACGATGACGTCTCGCCGCGGTCAAGCGGTTGTTCAAGGCACTATTCATCTTGCGGCAGGAGAAGCGGTAGTCATTGCGTTTTAA
- a CDS encoding type II toxin-antitoxin system HicB family antitoxin, with protein MRFEPVEGGRFVVTFRDVPEAITQGETIEEALVMAADALATVMDFYFEDRRPVPIPSEVEEGEELVALSVSMSDKVLAFNRLLAMT; from the coding sequence GTGCGCTTTGAACCGGTTGAGGGCGGCAGATTCGTGGTGACGTTCCGCGATGTCCCGGAGGCGATCACTCAGGGCGAGACGATCGAGGAAGCGCTGGTTATGGCCGCTGATGCGCTGGCCACTGTGATGGACTTTTACTTTGAGGACCGAAGACCCGTGCCGATCCCTTCGGAGGTGGAGGAGGGCGAGGAACTGGTCGCGTTGTCGGTAAGTATGTCGGACAAAGTACTGGCGTTCAACAGACTGCTCGCAATGACGTAA
- a CDS encoding aldehyde dehydrogenase has product MTEVSMLIGGKDRLASNGATFERLNPATGKLASRAPAATLADADAAVDAAAAAFPAWSALPPTERRMRLLRAADLMDARTSAFIETGVAETGAMANWYGFNVHLAANMLREAAAMTTQIDGSIVPTDMPGNLALAVRQPCGVVLGIAPWNAPVILGTRAVAMPLACGNTVVLKASEACPAVHRMIGSVLQEAGLGDGVINVVTNAPDDAPAIVERLIAHLAVRRVNFTGSTHVGRIIAMHAAKHLKPALLELGGKAPVLVLDDADLDAAVEAIAFGAFFNQGQICMSTERVIAHRAIADTLVEKLVSKARKLVAAEPTARGAVLGAMVSAQAAQRATSLVQDARDHGATIHTAGPTDGAIMQPTIVDGVRPEMKLYSEESFAPVVTVLRVDSDDEAIRVANDSEFGLSAAVFSRDIARAMQVAKRVESGICHINGPTVHDEAQMPFGGVKSSGYGRFGSKASIAEFTDLRWITIQTGPRHYPI; this is encoded by the coding sequence GTGACGGAAGTGAGTATGCTGATCGGCGGCAAGGACCGCCTCGCCTCGAATGGCGCGACGTTCGAACGTCTGAATCCCGCGACAGGCAAACTGGCCTCGCGCGCACCCGCAGCCACGCTCGCGGATGCGGACGCGGCAGTCGACGCCGCCGCAGCGGCTTTCCCCGCATGGTCGGCTCTGCCGCCGACGGAGCGGCGCATGCGCCTGCTGAGGGCAGCGGACCTGATGGATGCGCGAACGAGCGCGTTCATCGAAACCGGCGTGGCGGAAACGGGCGCAATGGCGAACTGGTACGGCTTCAACGTGCATCTGGCCGCGAACATGCTGCGCGAAGCCGCCGCGATGACGACGCAGATCGACGGAAGCATCGTGCCCACCGATATGCCCGGCAACCTGGCTCTCGCCGTGCGTCAGCCATGCGGCGTGGTGCTCGGCATCGCGCCGTGGAATGCGCCCGTGATCCTCGGCACGCGTGCAGTCGCGATGCCGCTCGCGTGCGGAAACACGGTCGTTCTCAAGGCGTCGGAAGCGTGTCCCGCCGTGCATCGGATGATCGGCAGCGTGTTGCAGGAAGCCGGTCTTGGCGACGGCGTGATCAACGTCGTCACGAATGCGCCCGACGACGCACCCGCAATCGTCGAGCGGCTGATTGCGCATCTCGCCGTCCGGCGCGTGAACTTCACGGGGTCGACGCACGTTGGCCGCATCATCGCGATGCACGCGGCGAAACACCTGAAGCCCGCCCTGCTCGAACTCGGCGGCAAGGCCCCCGTGCTCGTGCTCGACGATGCAGACCTCGACGCGGCTGTCGAAGCCATCGCGTTCGGCGCGTTCTTCAACCAGGGGCAGATCTGCATGTCGACGGAACGCGTCATCGCGCATCGCGCCATCGCCGATACGCTTGTCGAGAAGCTCGTCAGCAAGGCGCGCAAGCTCGTCGCGGCTGAACCGACGGCGCGCGGCGCCGTGCTCGGCGCGATGGTGAGCGCGCAGGCTGCACAGCGCGCGACGTCGCTCGTGCAAGACGCCCGCGATCATGGCGCGACGATCCACACGGCCGGCCCGACCGACGGCGCGATCATGCAGCCGACCATCGTCGATGGTGTGCGCCCTGAGATGAAACTGTACTCGGAGGAATCGTTCGCGCCCGTGGTAACCGTGCTGCGCGTCGATAGCGACGACGAAGCGATACGTGTCGCGAACGACAGCGAATTCGGCTTGTCGGCGGCCGTGTTCAGCCGTGATATTGCGCGCGCCATGCAGGTGGCGAAGCGCGTCGAATCGGGCATCTGCCATATTAACGGGCCGACTGTGCACGACGAAGCGCAGATGCCTTTCGGCGGTGTGAAAAGCAGCGGCTACGGGCGCTTCGGCAGCAAGGCATCGATTGCCGAATTCACCGATCTGCGCTGGATCACGATACAGACAGGACCGCGTCACTATCCGATCTGA
- a CDS encoding feruloyl-CoA synthase, with the protein MNSQPTQSGVDRETSTPYRAVRIGSAPVRVRREHDVWYMESDAAPGVYPKRMTDRLASGALAHPDRWLVARRSADGEWQGISYAQMLAHARAIGQALLDRNLSAERPVVILSGNDLEHMMVALGAMWAGVPYAPISPAYSLVSSDYGKLRHTLDLLTPGLVFATEGEPFAKAIDATIADGVELVTASGSCGKRKSTPLSELLDTAPTTVDAVHEAIDPDAIAKFLFTSGSTMLPKAVPTTHRMLCSNQQMLLDTFPEFAVEPPVLVDWLPWNHTFGGSHNVGIALYNGGTLYIDDGKPVGRKFDETLRNLRDIAPTIYFNVPKGWEELTSALESDPQLRETFFSRVKVYFFAGAGLSQAAWDRLQRVTERFCGERIRIMAGLGMTETSPSCLFTTGPVLGAGYVGMPAPGCEVKLAPVSGKLEARFRGPHVMPGYWRMAGSNAADSFDDEGYYRSGDALKFVDPQRPELGLMFDGRIAEDFKLSSGTFVSVGPMRARVISAGAPYVQDVVVTGLNRDDVGLLVFPRLDDCRRLAHLPTSANAAEIVGAPAVRAFFADLLEKLNRDSTGSATAIARLRLLEVAPSLDLGEITDKGSINQRAVLTQRAHLVEAMHDAQRHDPDVIYASRCKA; encoded by the coding sequence GTGAATTCCCAGCCGACGCAATCCGGTGTCGACAGAGAAACATCAACGCCTTATCGCGCGGTGCGAATCGGATCGGCGCCCGTTCGCGTGCGTCGCGAGCACGACGTCTGGTACATGGAGTCGGACGCCGCGCCCGGCGTCTATCCGAAGCGCATGACTGACCGGCTCGCAAGCGGCGCGCTAGCGCATCCCGACCGGTGGCTGGTCGCTCGCCGCAGCGCCGACGGCGAATGGCAAGGCATCAGCTATGCGCAGATGCTCGCGCATGCCCGCGCGATTGGTCAGGCGCTGCTCGATCGCAACCTGTCTGCCGAGCGGCCCGTCGTGATTCTCTCGGGCAACGATCTCGAACACATGATGGTCGCGCTCGGCGCGATGTGGGCAGGCGTCCCCTACGCGCCCATTTCGCCCGCGTATTCGCTCGTATCCAGCGACTACGGCAAGCTGCGTCATACGCTCGATCTGCTCACACCCGGCCTCGTATTCGCGACGGAAGGCGAGCCGTTCGCCAAAGCGATCGACGCGACCATTGCCGACGGCGTCGAACTGGTCACCGCGTCGGGTTCGTGTGGAAAGCGAAAATCCACGCCGCTATCGGAACTGCTCGACACCGCGCCAACGACGGTCGATGCCGTGCACGAGGCGATCGATCCCGATGCGATCGCGAAGTTTCTCTTCACGTCCGGCTCGACGATGCTCCCGAAGGCCGTGCCGACGACCCATCGCATGCTGTGCAGCAATCAGCAGATGCTGCTCGACACGTTTCCCGAGTTCGCCGTCGAGCCACCCGTGCTGGTCGACTGGCTGCCGTGGAATCATACGTTCGGCGGCAGCCACAATGTCGGCATTGCGCTCTACAACGGCGGCACGCTGTATATCGACGACGGCAAGCCCGTCGGCAGGAAGTTCGACGAAACGCTGCGCAATCTGCGCGACATCGCGCCGACCATCTACTTCAACGTGCCGAAGGGTTGGGAAGAGCTGACGAGCGCGCTCGAAAGCGACCCGCAGTTGCGCGAGACATTCTTCTCGCGCGTGAAAGTCTATTTCTTCGCAGGCGCGGGACTTTCGCAGGCAGCGTGGGACCGTTTGCAACGAGTCACCGAGCGCTTTTGTGGCGAGCGCATCCGCATCATGGCGGGCCTCGGCATGACGGAGACTTCGCCGTCGTGTCTGTTCACAACTGGACCTGTGCTCGGCGCGGGCTACGTCGGCATGCCGGCACCCGGCTGCGAAGTGAAGCTGGCGCCCGTGTCGGGCAAGCTCGAAGCGCGCTTTCGCGGGCCGCACGTGATGCCCGGTTACTGGCGGATGGCGGGTTCGAATGCAGCCGATTCATTCGATGACGAGGGCTATTACCGCAGTGGCGACGCACTGAAGTTCGTCGACCCGCAAAGGCCGGAACTTGGCCTGATGTTCGACGGACGCATCGCCGAAGACTTCAAACTCAGCTCAGGCACCTTCGTGAGCGTCGGGCCGATGCGCGCGCGGGTCATTTCAGCGGGCGCGCCTTATGTGCAGGACGTGGTCGTGACCGGCCTGAATCGCGATGACGTCGGGCTGCTCGTATTTCCACGACTCGACGATTGCCGTCGGCTCGCGCACCTGCCGACGTCCGCGAACGCCGCGGAGATTGTCGGCGCACCCGCCGTGCGCGCATTCTTCGCCGACCTGCTGGAGAAACTGAACCGCGATTCGACGGGCAGCGCGACGGCGATCGCGCGTCTTCGTCTGCTCGAGGTTGCACCGTCCCTCGATCTGGGCGAGATCACCGACAAAGGATCAATCAACCAGCGCGCGGTACTGACGCAGCGCGCACACCTGGTGGAGGCGATGCACGATGCGCAGCGTCACGATCCTGACGTGATCTACGCGTCGCGTTGCAAGGCATGA
- a CDS encoding alpha-amylase family protein, with product MLNDLWYKNAIIYCLSVGTFMDANGDGVGDFQGLVRRLDYLQGLGVTTIWLMPFHPSPGRDNGYDVSDYYNVDPKYGTLGDFSEFTHACAQRGLRVIIDLVVNHTSDQHPWFKQARSDPDSKYRDWYVWSDSKPTNANRGVAFPGVQKSTWTFDKRARRWYFHRFYDFQPDLNTSNPHVQAELLKIMGFWIQLGVSGFRMDAVPFVIATKGPKVRKPVEQYDMLRTFREFLQWREGDAIILAEANVLPNTDLQYFGDEGERLPMMFNFQVNQNTFYTLATGDTKPLKEALLATKPRPSSAQWGVFLRNHDELDLGRLTPRQRSEVFAAFAPESDMQLYGRGIRRRLAPMLAGDRRRLELAYSLMLSLPGTPVFRYGDEIGMGDDLRRPERECARTPMQWSSEPQGGFTKRLKPPVPVISKGPYGFERVNVAKQRRNPESFLNWTERMIRMRREVPEISWGDFEVLRTSREDVLALSYHWRNNSVLFLHNFAAQPNTVKFRSGCIEPDVDRLINLLSDDHSEADDDGRHTVVLEPYGYRWFRVGGLDYLLRRTEV from the coding sequence ATGCTCAACGACCTCTGGTACAAGAACGCCATCATCTACTGCCTTTCGGTAGGCACATTCATGGATGCAAACGGCGACGGCGTGGGTGACTTTCAGGGACTCGTGCGCAGGCTGGACTATCTGCAAGGGCTCGGCGTAACGACCATCTGGCTCATGCCCTTCCATCCGTCGCCAGGGCGCGACAACGGTTACGACGTCAGCGACTATTACAACGTCGATCCGAAGTACGGCACGCTCGGCGACTTCTCGGAATTCACGCACGCGTGCGCCCAGCGCGGTTTGCGCGTGATCATCGACCTGGTGGTCAATCACACATCAGATCAGCACCCCTGGTTCAAGCAAGCACGCAGCGATCCCGATTCGAAGTATCGCGACTGGTACGTATGGTCCGATAGCAAGCCGACCAACGCGAATCGCGGCGTGGCATTTCCGGGCGTTCAGAAGTCGACGTGGACCTTCGACAAGCGCGCAAGGCGCTGGTACTTTCATCGCTTTTATGATTTTCAACCGGACCTCAACACTTCCAATCCTCACGTGCAAGCCGAACTGCTGAAGATCATGGGTTTCTGGATCCAGCTCGGGGTGTCGGGATTTCGCATGGACGCCGTGCCTTTCGTGATTGCGACAAAGGGCCCAAAGGTCCGCAAACCTGTCGAGCAGTACGACATGTTGCGAACGTTTCGCGAGTTTTTGCAGTGGCGGGAGGGCGACGCCATCATCCTCGCGGAAGCCAACGTGCTGCCCAACACGGATCTTCAGTACTTCGGCGACGAGGGCGAGCGCCTGCCGATGATGTTCAACTTTCAGGTCAACCAGAACACTTTTTACACGCTTGCGACCGGCGATACCAAACCGCTGAAAGAGGCCCTGCTCGCGACGAAGCCCCGACCGTCGAGTGCACAGTGGGGCGTGTTTCTGCGCAATCACGACGAGCTTGACCTGGGCCGTCTCACGCCAAGACAGAGGTCGGAGGTGTTCGCAGCGTTCGCCCCTGAGTCCGACATGCAACTGTACGGGCGCGGCATCCGCCGCCGCCTGGCGCCGATGCTGGCGGGCGATAGACGTCGGCTGGAACTGGCCTACAGTCTCATGCTGAGCTTGCCCGGCACGCCCGTCTTCCGCTATGGCGATGAAATCGGCATGGGCGACGACCTTCGTCGTCCCGAGCGTGAATGCGCGCGCACGCCGATGCAATGGTCGAGTGAGCCACAGGGTGGCTTCACCAAACGTCTAAAGCCGCCTGTTCCCGTCATCTCGAAGGGCCCCTACGGCTTTGAACGCGTCAACGTGGCGAAGCAGCGGCGCAATCCGGAATCATTTCTCAACTGGACTGAGCGAATGATTCGCATGCGCCGGGAAGTACCGGAGATCAGTTGGGGAGATTTCGAAGTCCTGCGCACGTCGCGAGAGGATGTGCTTGCGTTGAGTTATCACTGGCGCAACAACTCGGTGCTGTTTTTACATAACTTCGCTGCGCAGCCGAACACCGTCAAATTCCGCTCCGGCTGCATCGAGCCCGATGTCGACAGGCTGATCAATCTTCTCTCCGATGATCACAGTGAGGCCGATGATGACGGGCGTCACACGGTCGTGCTCGAGCCGTATGGGTATCGGTGGTTTCGCGTTGGCGGCCTCGATTATCTTCTCAGACGCACCGAGGTCTGA
- a CDS encoding DUF1328 domain-containing protein, with amino-acid sequence MLYYALVFFIIAIVAAVFGFGGIAAGAASIAKILFVIFVVIFLVTLVMGVMRR; translated from the coding sequence ATGCTTTATTACGCGTTAGTCTTCTTCATTATTGCGATTGTTGCCGCCGTCTTCGGATTCGGCGGGATTGCTGCTGGTGCAGCCAGCATCGCGAAGATACTGTTTGTTATCTTCGTTGTCATTTTCCTGGTGACGCTTGTGATGGGTGTCATGCGACGCTAG
- a CDS encoding p-hydroxycinnamoyl CoA hydratase/lyase produces MASYEDRWKTVDVKVEEGIAWVTFNRPEKRNAMSPTLNSEMVQVLETLELDADAQVLVLTGAGDAWTAGMDLKEYFREVDAGPEILQEKIRRDACQWQWKLLRMYSKPTIAMVNGWCFGGGFSPLVACDLAIAADEAVFGLSEINWGIPPGNLVSKAMADTVGHRQALYYIMTGETFTGTEAAAMGLVNKSVPREQLRAETVALAAKLLEKNPVVLRVAKHGFKRCRELTWEQNEDYLYAKLDQAQLRDPENGREEGLRQFLDQKSIKPGLQTYKRAD; encoded by the coding sequence ATGGCAAGTTATGAGGATCGCTGGAAGACGGTCGACGTCAAGGTAGAAGAAGGCATCGCATGGGTGACGTTCAATCGCCCGGAGAAGCGCAATGCGATGAGCCCGACGCTCAACAGCGAGATGGTGCAGGTGCTCGAAACACTGGAACTCGACGCCGACGCGCAGGTACTCGTGCTCACGGGCGCCGGCGACGCATGGACAGCAGGCATGGATCTGAAGGAGTATTTCCGCGAAGTCGACGCAGGTCCGGAAATCCTGCAGGAAAAAATCCGTCGCGATGCGTGTCAATGGCAATGGAAGCTGCTGCGCATGTATTCGAAGCCGACCATCGCAATGGTCAATGGCTGGTGCTTCGGCGGCGGCTTCTCGCCGCTGGTCGCATGCGATCTCGCGATCGCCGCCGACGAAGCCGTGTTCGGCCTCTCCGAGATCAACTGGGGCATTCCGCCGGGCAATCTGGTCAGCAAGGCGATGGCCGATACGGTCGGACATCGTCAGGCGCTCTACTACATCATGACGGGTGAAACGTTCACGGGCACGGAAGCCGCCGCAATGGGTCTCGTCAACAAGAGCGTGCCGCGCGAACAGCTGCGTGCGGAGACGGTCGCTCTCGCGGCGAAGCTGCTTGAAAAGAATCCGGTCGTGCTGCGGGTCGCGAAGCATGGTTTCAAACGCTGCCGCGAACTGACGTGGGAGCAGAACGAGGACTATCTGTACGCAAAACTCGATCAGGCCCAACTGCGCGATCCCGAGAACGGGCGCGAGGAAGGACTGCGGCAATTCCTCGACCAGAAGTCGATCAAGCCCGGACTGCAGACGTACAAACGCGCGGACTGA
- a CDS encoding MarR family winged helix-turn-helix transcriptional regulator encodes MTGKSPTKTSSATKTAVATAARPRAASAGRKAAARPRLTYLIGSLDRILRRKMTDALAPLGLTLAQFTALSVLEARGEASNAQLAERSFITPQSANEVMSVMASRNWITREPDPNHGRIVVLRLTDEGREVLHRCMATVHVLEAQMLAGIEPLDALAAQEMLELFVRNLRG; translated from the coding sequence ATGACGGGCAAATCTCCCACGAAGACATCCAGCGCCACGAAAACAGCAGTCGCGACCGCCGCCCGCCCGCGCGCAGCTTCGGCGGGACGCAAGGCGGCGGCGCGTCCCCGGTTGACGTATCTGATCGGCAGTCTCGATCGAATCCTGCGCCGCAAAATGACGGATGCGCTCGCGCCACTGGGCCTGACGCTCGCGCAGTTCACCGCGCTTTCCGTGCTGGAGGCGCGGGGCGAGGCGTCGAATGCGCAATTGGCCGAGCGGTCTTTTATCACGCCACAATCGGCCAACGAAGTCATGAGCGTCATGGCGTCGCGCAACTGGATCACGCGCGAGCCCGACCCGAATCATGGGCGCATCGTCGTGCTACGCCTGACGGACGAAGGACGGGAGGTGCTTCATCGCTGTATGGCGACGGTCCATGTTCTCGAGGCCCAGATGCTCGCCGGCATCGAGCCACTCGACGCGTTGGCTGCGCAGGAAATGCTGGAACTGTTCGTCCGCAACCTGCGCGGATAA
- the mhpT gene encoding 3-(3-hydroxy-phenyl)propionate transporter MhpT codes for MKSTRTALPGDSITAQPAASTGVVMTLSLCFAIALLEGLDLQSVGVAAPRMAREFGLTVAQMGIAFSAGTFGLLPGAMFGGRLADRVGRKRVLILSACIFGLLSIATAMVSSFSMLVIVRVLTGMGLGGALPNLIALSSEAVSPKARNTAVSVMYCGIPFGGVIASIIGIISIGDTDWRHIFYVGGAGPLVLVPLLIAFLPESSAFRKTSRGANAQPAPVGEVLFGANRGLSTLQIWISYFCTLIVLYFLLNWLPSLMAARGLARAEVGYVQIFFNIGGGLGALFIGMLMDRLRGGAVVSGMYVGIIASLAALSVAPGFAALAVSAFFAGMFVIGGQSVLYALAAVFYPTPMRGTGVGAAVAAGRIGSVVGPLAAGQLLAMGRSSSTVIGASIPVTLIAAVAALLLIRRPRAVD; via the coding sequence ATGAAATCCACGAGAACTGCACTGCCAGGAGACAGCATTACAGCGCAGCCCGCCGCCAGCACGGGCGTCGTTATGACATTGAGCCTCTGTTTCGCGATCGCGCTGCTGGAGGGACTCGATCTGCAATCCGTCGGCGTCGCGGCGCCGCGCATGGCGCGTGAATTCGGGCTGACGGTCGCGCAAATGGGGATCGCGTTCAGCGCGGGCACCTTTGGACTCTTGCCGGGCGCGATGTTCGGAGGACGTCTCGCCGACCGCGTCGGACGCAAGCGTGTGCTGATTCTGTCGGCATGCATTTTTGGCCTTCTGTCGATCGCGACTGCGATGGTGTCGAGCTTCAGCATGCTGGTGATCGTGCGCGTGCTGACGGGCATGGGACTTGGCGGCGCGCTGCCGAACCTGATTGCTCTTTCTTCGGAAGCCGTGTCGCCGAAGGCACGCAATACGGCTGTGAGCGTGATGTATTGCGGCATTCCGTTTGGCGGCGTGATCGCATCGATCATCGGGATCATCAGCATCGGTGACACGGACTGGCGGCACATTTTCTATGTCGGCGGCGCGGGGCCGCTCGTGCTCGTGCCGCTGCTGATTGCATTCCTGCCTGAATCCAGTGCGTTCAGAAAAACATCGCGTGGAGCCAATGCGCAACCCGCGCCCGTCGGCGAAGTGCTGTTCGGCGCCAATCGCGGTCTGTCCACGCTGCAAATCTGGATCAGCTATTTCTGCACGCTGATCGTCCTCTACTTCCTGCTCAACTGGCTGCCGTCGCTGATGGCCGCGCGGGGTCTCGCGCGTGCCGAAGTCGGCTATGTGCAGATCTTCTTCAATATCGGCGGCGGACTGGGCGCGCTCTTCATCGGCATGTTGATGGACCGGCTGCGTGGCGGCGCGGTCGTGTCGGGCATGTACGTCGGCATCATCGCGTCGCTCGCCGCCTTGTCGGTCGCACCGGGATTCGCGGCGCTTGCCGTTTCGGCGTTCTTCGCCGGCATGTTCGTGATCGGTGGCCAATCGGTGCTCTATGCGCTCGCCGCGGTCTTCTACCCGACGCCGATGCGCGGCACGGGCGTCGGCGCTGCGGTGGCAGCGGGCCGCATCGGCTCCGTGGTCGGGCCGCTCGCAGCAGGGCAGTTGCTGGCGATGGGCCGCAGTTCGTCGACGGTGATCGGCGCGAGCATCCCCGTCACGCTGATCGCTGCCGTTGCCGCGTTGCTGTTGATCCGCCGTCCACGCGCGGTGGACTGA
- a CDS encoding DMT family transporter has translation MLFGLCAALGWGLTDFLAGPTARRAGVGSTMFFTSLAGVAAVAIWISGGTDQTVPRLLHAHASGSFAWVLIAGLLSAAASLFLTSGLAIGKSAIVAPIAMSYGAVTTVLSLLTGEAFRPTSLTGLLLCVAGAPLTALDRHDLMRHGVWSAGVLFAMAAAFCYGAGFWMQGRFSVPQVGIAGALLVNYVCGVLVSMIALIRERTGSLAAFRSPRLLIQAAASVAALACLAAGIGMGNAAVVTVLSSLSGGITALLGRVFRNEKLSWIQATGIVGVTIGAAVLSL, from the coding sequence GTGTTATTCGGATTGTGCGCCGCACTGGGCTGGGGGCTGACCGATTTCCTGGCAGGCCCCACGGCGCGACGGGCGGGTGTCGGTTCTACGATGTTCTTTACGAGCCTGGCCGGTGTCGCCGCCGTCGCAATCTGGATCAGTGGCGGAACCGACCAAACCGTGCCACGCCTTCTGCATGCGCACGCGTCCGGATCGTTCGCATGGGTGTTGATAGCCGGCCTGTTGTCGGCTGCAGCATCACTCTTCCTCACTTCGGGGCTCGCTATCGGCAAAAGTGCGATCGTCGCGCCCATCGCAATGTCGTATGGTGCCGTCACGACGGTCCTGTCCCTGCTGACCGGCGAGGCTTTCCGCCCAACGTCGCTGACGGGACTGCTGCTTTGCGTGGCCGGGGCACCTTTGACCGCGCTCGATCGGCACGACTTGATGCGTCACGGCGTATGGTCAGCTGGGGTTCTGTTTGCCATGGCGGCCGCCTTCTGCTATGGCGCTGGCTTCTGGATGCAGGGGCGTTTCTCTGTGCCCCAGGTGGGAATCGCCGGTGCGCTGCTCGTCAACTATGTTTGCGGTGTACTGGTGTCGATGATTGCACTGATACGTGAGCGCACAGGGAGTCTTGCCGCGTTCAGGTCGCCACGGCTGCTGATTCAGGCAGCCGCGAGCGTCGCGGCCCTCGCCTGCCTTGCTGCGGGCATCGGGATGGGCAACGCAGCCGTCGTTACCGTCCTGAGTTCGCTCTCAGGAGGCATCACGGCGCTGCTGGGCCGCGTTTTTCGGAACGAGAAGCTGTCGTGGATCCAGGCGACTGGTATCGTCGGCGTCACCATCGGCGCGGCAGTGCTTTCGTTATAG